One genomic segment of Nothobranchius furzeri strain GRZ-AD chromosome 10, NfurGRZ-RIMD1, whole genome shotgun sequence includes these proteins:
- the LOC107374570 gene encoding odorant receptor 131-2-like: protein MSSQSLSNVSAVLQYEDFLERVITFTLCTVPACVFLFVNGVMLFILRSKPVFHDSCRYILLYNLLLADTVHLVVSQILFLLGVCRIILTYPVCGTITTFASLITVISPLTLVVMSLERYVAVCFPLRHASIITIRNTRVAVIGLWAFGSFHNLTRVVLMLDFPFEKLESLQMKGLCYDFAMLVGSKSNDYDKSFTSFLFVSSGVVIVSSYIGVIIAARSASTDKASVLKARNTLLLHLVQLCFSLSSTIYSPVLVSLKKILAGIIFMRLHIFLYIVIILFPRCLSSLIYGLRDQTIRPVLLHHLCCRQKV from the coding sequence ATGTCATCTCAGTCTCTCTCAAACGTCTCTGCTGTGCTGCAGTATGAAGACTTTTTGGAAAGAGTGATTACTTTTACTTTATGCACAGTCCCTGCCTGTGTGTTTCTCTTTGTCAATGGGGTCATGTTGTTCATCTTAAGGAGTAAACCTGTTTTTCATGACAGCTGCCGTTATATTCTGCTGTATAATCTCCTTCTTGCAGATACTGTTCATCTAGTAGTGAGCCAGATTTTGTTCCTACTTGGTGTTTGTAGAATAATTCTAACATATCCTGTTTGTGGTACAATTACAACATTTGCTAGTCTCATAACTGTAATCTCTCCTCTCACACTGGTAGTAATGTCTCTGGAGAGATATGTAGCTGTGTGCTTCCCATTGAGGCATgcctccatcatcaccatcagaaaCACTAGAGTAGCTGTTATTGGACTCTGGGCCTTTGGTTCATTTCACAATCTCACTCGTGTTGTTTTGATGTTAGATTTTCCCTTTGAAAAGCTGGAGAGTCTACAGATGAAAGGTTTGTGCTATGACTTTGCTATGTTGGTAGGATCAAAGTCCAATGATTATGATAAATCCTTCACGAGCTTTCTGTTTGTATCATCTGGTGTTGTAATTGTTTCCTCCTACATCGGTGTTATAATAGCTGCAAGATCAGCTTCTACAGACAAAGCTTCAGTTCTGAAGGCTCGTAACACACTGTTGTTGCATCTGGTGCAGTTGTGTTTCAGTCTGTCTTCGACCATTTACAGCCCAGTTCTTGTATCTCTTAAAAAAATATTAGCAGGGATTATATTCATGCGATTACATATATTTTTGTATATAGTAATTATTTTATTTCCCAGGTGTCTGAGTTCACTTATATACGGCCTCAGAGACCAGACCATCAGACCTGTTCTCCTGCACCATCTATGCTGTCGACAGAAAGTCTAA
- the LOC107373186 gene encoding uncharacterized protein, whose translation MEADEELETMMLSLSPSKLLPRDGSEEKTEQKTRAACPPATARHLASAAASQPDQSDDCSTPLSSASGPASMEPPLPVPPELLALKIPSRKTTPPLRLEPVSGLALLPGTPAASSASSASPAASGQSVLGHPTTPAPPSAVSAARDPPAQSQRPAVPPMPSYEQDMSRWNCSHQQRIWMKTEMESLGLWPGSRPGEFLNRDSPTDHTRKVAWKVVLSSGTVSSYAVMNENWMILSWAMLQSESDKSLEPVYEGLSCRYVSAGQPKATHKSVDRDCCAAFRIPNPGHQEHLLWDSWKTTDDIIAEATSGNLNNSCASHQSYNSKINIKLDLFHCMRRFTRECTSEHHPLRSAFCKFLSAAFCVVDQTDLRRLRQAYVFCGIIYIRQHCRTKIPQPRELLVRVESVLQKFFSESDPDGVPVFKPSMLKVWRIQRVHILRGCLSGPEVGEGGPLQTWWHGPT comes from the exons ATGgaagctgatgaagagctggaaACAATGATGCTTTCTTTGTCTCCATCCAAGCTCCTTCCTCGTGACG GCTCAGAGGAGAAAACTGAACAGAAGACACGGGCTGCCTGTCCACCAGCTACTGCACGCCACCTGG CATCAGCAGCAGCCTCACAACCAGACCAGTCTGATGATTGCAGCACCCCCCTCTCCTCTGCATCAG GTCCTGCATCTATGGAGCCTCCACTACCAGTTCCTCCAGAGTTACTTGCCCTCAAAATTCCATCGAGGAAAACCACACCACCCTTAAGACTGGAGCCGGTATCGGGCCTTG CACTCCTTCCGGGAACGCCTGCAGCATCTTCAGCTTCCTCAGCATCACCTGCAGCTTCTGGTCAGTCGGTGTTAGGCCACCccaccacacctgctcctccttcAGCAGTCTCTGCAGCGAGAGATCCACCAGCTCAGTCTCAGAGACCTGCTGTCCCACCGATGCCCAGCTACGAACAGGATATGAGCCGATGGAACTGCTCTCACCAGCAAAGGATTTGGATGAAGACGGAGATGGAATCCCTGGGTCTGTGGCCTGGATCTCGACCG ggggaattcctcaaccgcgacagccctactgacCACACCCGTAAGGTGGCATGGAAAGTGGTCCTCTCATCAGGCACCGTGTCATCATATGCCGTCATGAATGAGAACTGGATGATCCTGTCCTGGGCGATGCTGCAGTCTGAATCAGACAAATCGCTGGAGCCAGTGTACGAGGGGCTGTCCTGCCGTTACGTTTCTGCAGGACAGCCTAAAGCCACGCATAAGTCGGTTGACAG AGATTGCTGCGCTGCATTCCGCATCCCAAATCCTGGACATCAGGAACACCTGCTCTGGGATTCTTGGAAGACCACGGATGACATAATAGCCGAGGCAACTTCTGGGAATCTCAACAACAGCTGTGCTTCTCACCAAAGCTATAACAGTAAAATCAACATTAAGCTGGATTTATTTCATTGTATGCGGCGTTTCACCAGAGAGTGCACATCTGAACATCACCCACTGCGCAGCGCTTTCTGCAAGTTTCTCTCTGCAGCCTTCTGTGTTGTTGACCAGACAGACCTGCGTCGACTGAGGCAAGCCTATGTCTTCTGTGGCATAATATATATCAGGCAGCACTGTCGTACCAAGATCCCACAGCCCAGAGAGTTGCTGGTGAGAGTAGAGAGTGTTCTGCAGAAGTTCTTCTCAGAAAGTGACCCTGACGGAGTGCCGGTTTTTAAACCGAGCATGCTGAAAGTGTGGAGGATTCAGCGTGTCCACATTCTCCGGGGCTGTCTGAGTGGTCCAGAGGTTGGTGAGGGGGGTCCTCTACAGACATGGTGGCATGGTCCAACTTAA